The Pirellulales bacterium genomic interval GTCTGGTAGAGCAAGTATTCCTCGTTGGGGCTGGGGGCCTCATAGCCGTCGACTTCGGTCTTGTGAGGCAAGTTCAGCTTGTGCCAGCGCGCGATCGCCGCCTCCCATTCGTCCGGGCACTGCGACAACAGGTTGATCCGTGCCCGAACGTCTTCGCTGCGCTTGGTGTCGTGCGTGCTGCTGGCCAGCATGGTGTGCGGCCATTCTTCCAGCCGTTGACGATTGCGGCGGTGGAATTGCTCGAGGCCCGTGCCGACGTGTTCGGGGTCGCCACCCACATCGTCCAGCGACAAGAGCGGGTAGTCGCGATAGAAGGCGGTGTCTTCGATGCCCTTGGCGGTGACCGGCCCGGTGAGCTGCTGGAAACGGAGCACGAACTCGCGTCGTTCGTCGCGCTGCGCTTCGGTGAGGTGCGGCGGACCGTCCAAGAGCAGCACGGAGCCGACGAAATTGAACACCGAAGCGTCGATTTCGGGGTTGCGGCGCTTGGCGACCCGCAGGGCCGACGCGATGCGGCGGCGATCTTCGTCGCTCACCGGTTCGCTGCCCGGCCGCACGTAGGTGCGATAGACCGGAAAGCAGGCGATCGTTTCCAGCAGGGCGTTGTGCAGCGTCGAGAAAGTGAAGTCGCGCGAATCGCGATGACTTTCCGAAATCCGGTCGAGCCGCCGCGAGAGCACGTGCAGCTCGCTCGACATCGACCGCTCCAGGATCACCTTCTTGCTTTCGTAGGCCACTTCGCGAAAGCGGCGGCTCTGGCCCGTGAAGCGGACATATAAGCTGCGCATCGCGCTCGCGTTTCGGCCTTCGACGAACAGGCCGTTGAGCAGGTTCAAGAAGTCGTAGCCGGTGGTTCCCGCCACGGCCCAACTGGCCGGCAAGGCTTCGTCATAGCCCAGGATCTTCTCGGCCACGACGTAGAGCGGCACCCTGGTGTAAGGAGCCGTTTGCGCGGAAGCCTCTTCGCCGGCATGTCGCGCTTCCGGTAAAAGATTCCTGACACCTGTTTCGGCGACCATCTGGCGGTATTCGTCTTGCAGGGCGGCGAAGTAGCGCTCGGGATCGAGCAGCCCGTCGGGGTGGTCGATGCGCAGGCCGGTCACCCAGCCCGCTTTGAGGAAGCGAAAAACGAGTTCATGAACCGTGCGAAACACCGCCGGCAGTTCCACCCGGATCGCCGCCAGCTCCTTGACGTCGAAAAACCGGCGGTAGTTGATTTCGTCGGCCGCCACGCGCCAATAGGCCAGCCGATAGGCCTGCTTGTCCAAAAGTTGCTCCAGGCGGTCGAAGCTGCTCGGCTCACCCGGCCGCCCGTTGAACTCCCGGATGGCCAGGTCGAGCGCCGCCTTGATCGAGGGCGAGCCGGCGACGAGCGCGGCGGTCCGCCGGGGCACGACGTCGCGCTCGAGCTGCCGCTGATGGACTTTTTCGGGGTCGGTGTCCGAAAGCGACGGCAAGTTGCGAAGCGAAAGGATGACGCTCTCCAACTCCAGCCACTGGGAGTCGTCGTGAGCAAGCTGCCCCACCAGATGCTGCTGCAGTAATTCGAGCACCTGCGTCCAGGTGTGCAGTGCCAGCGGGTAACGGCGATCGTCGTACCGCAGGTAGAACGCTCCCTCTTCGTAGGCGAGCTGTAGGTGCTGGCTCTCCAGCGCCTTGCCGTATTGCTCGCCCAAGAACGGCAGCAGCACTTTGTTCTGAAGCTCCGGCTTGGGCGGATTGAAGTCGATGTCGAAGAACGAAGCGTAGGGCGACGCGGGACCATTCTCGAGCACGTCTTGCCAGAGTCGGTTGTTGGGGTCGTCGATGCCCATGTGGTTCGGCACCACGTCCAACAGCAGGCCCATGCGGCGGTCGATCAGATCGGTTGCAAACCGGCGGAAATCGTCTTCCGAACCAAAGTCGGGGCTGATCGTGCTGTGATCGACGACATCGTAACCGTGCGTGCTGGCCTTGCACGCGCGGAACACCGGCGAGGCGTAGGCGTCGGAGACGCCCAAGTCGTCGAGATAGCCGACGAGCTCACGGGCGTCGGCAAAGCCAAAGTGTACGTTGAATTGCAGCCGGTAGGTTGCCACCGGCACGCGTCCAGTCCGCTGCATCTGTGTTCTCGAAATGTCGAAGCTGGCTCTGAAACTGCGCGATCGTCTGCCGCGCTGGTCCGCCAGGCGTCAGGCATCAGGCATCAGGTATCAGGCATCAGGTATCAGGTATCAGGTATCAGGCATCAGGTATCAGGCATCAGGTATCAGGCATCAGGTATCAGGCATCAGGTATCAGGTGCAGAAGCACGAATACCTAAAGCGTAACTTCTGAACCCTGAACCCTGAACCCTGAACCCTGAACCCTGAACCCTGAACCCTGAACCCTGAACCCTGAACCCTGAACCCTGAACCCTGAACCCTGAACCCTGAACCCTGAACCCTGAACCCTGAACCCTGAACCCTGAATTG includes:
- the treY gene encoding malto-oligosyltrehalose synthase translates to MQRTGRVPVATYRLQFNVHFGFADARELVGYLDDLGVSDAYASPVFRACKASTHGYDVVDHSTISPDFGSEDDFRRFATDLIDRRMGLLLDVVPNHMGIDDPNNRLWQDVLENGPASPYASFFDIDFNPPKPELQNKVLLPFLGEQYGKALESQHLQLAYEEGAFYLRYDDRRYPLALHTWTQVLELLQQHLVGQLAHDDSQWLELESVILSLRNLPSLSDTDPEKVHQRQLERDVVPRRTAALVAGSPSIKAALDLAIREFNGRPGEPSSFDRLEQLLDKQAYRLAYWRVAADEINYRRFFDVKELAAIRVELPAVFRTVHELVFRFLKAGWVTGLRIDHPDGLLDPERYFAALQDEYRQMVAETGVRNLLPEARHAGEEASAQTAPYTRVPLYVVAEKILGYDEALPASWAVAGTTGYDFLNLLNGLFVEGRNASAMRSLYVRFTGQSRRFREVAYESKKVILERSMSSELHVLSRRLDRISESHRDSRDFTFSTLHNALLETIACFPVYRTYVRPGSEPVSDEDRRRIASALRVAKRRNPEIDASVFNFVGSVLLLDGPPHLTEAQRDERREFVLRFQQLTGPVTAKGIEDTAFYRDYPLLSLDDVGGDPEHVGTGLEQFHRRNRQRLEEWPHTMLASSTHDTKRSEDVRARINLLSQCPDEWEAAIARWHKLNLPHKTEVDGYEAPSPNEEYLLYQTLVGAWPLDAKQGDWQTFVDRIRQYMSKAMKEAKANTSWTNPYEDWEGAVDNFVSAALDRLRSPEFLDDFEQLHRPLAVAGMHNSLAQLLLKIASPGVPDFYQGTELWDFSLVDPDNRRPVDFALRRKLLGELKSRAEGDPAALAGSLLENWRDGRIKLYVTYRALNFRREHAELFQTGDYVPLEVTGAAAEHVCAFARVHGSRAAVVVVPRLVLPLQADGQPMWEASVWGDTELSLPPAPSGWRNLFTGRRIPAEGNRIAVATLFREFPVALLTEVP